The Camelina sativa cultivar DH55 chromosome 18, Cs, whole genome shotgun sequence DNA window GAATAATTTCACAAACCACTAATCCCTTTAGCGGTGTTCAAAATTAACGATGATTGTGTCTTTAACAAATGATTAAACTCGTCTTGTCCTTGTTATCATTCCCTTTCAAGCAAACTCAACTTCGATTATTTGTGGTGGAGCCAATTTTTACTTCAAGTTTATGTTATATGAagtcaatatttatatttatatcaaaaaattataaactttatacATTGGCGTCGGAAGTACATGCAAACGAGTGAAACTTGGGTCTTGTTGCATTTATTGTCTgctttgaagtttttttttttggttctattttGGCTAATGTGTTACACATTTCAGGCGAGGAGGGCATTAAGAGCACTAAAGGCATTAGTGAAGCTTCAAGCATTAGTGAGAGGACACATAGTGAGAAAACAAACCGCAGATATGCTTAGAAGGATGCAGACTCTGGTTCGTCTCCAATCTCAAGCTCGTGCTCGAGCCTCTCGTTCTTCTCACTCCTCTGTCTCTTTCCACTCTTCAACCGCTCTATTGTtcccatcttcctcttcttctccacgTTCTCTCCACACTCGCTGCGTTTCAAACGCTGAAGTCATCTCTATGGACCACCGTGGTGGCTCTAAGCGGTTAGATTGGCAAGCCGAGGAAGTCCAAGACGAAGACAAGATCCTAGAAGTGGATACTTGGAAGCCTCAATTTCATCCCAAACCGCTACGTTCAGAGAGAAACAATGAGTCTCCGAGGAAAAGACAACAATCTTTGTTGGGTCCAAGAAGTACAGAGAACAGTCCTCAAGTTGGGTCTAGTGGATCAAGACGAAGAACTCCATTTACGCCGACATCAAGAAGCGAGTATTCTTGGGGATGTAATAACTATTACTACTCGGGTTATCACCCGAATTACATGGCTAACACAGAGTCTTATAAAGCTAAAGTCCGGTCACAGAGCGCGCCGAAACAGAGATCTGAGGTCTCTAATGATACCAGTGGCTACAAGAGATCTGTTCAGGGACAGTATTACTACTACACGGCGGTTGCAGAAGAGAGTACGGATGTTGGAAGCCCCGGTTACTACGGAGGAGGACTTTCTGATCGATTGAATCGTAACCAAAGCGCGAAATCGAGGATGCATTCTTCGTTTCTTGTTTAgattttgattctcttttctttactttttttgttccttttttttttgtggtttgagTTTGGTAATTTTTCAGGAGCTAAAAGGTGTTAACACTGGGGGATGTGTAAATTGTTTTTAACAAGTTTCGATTGCTTGCAAAAGAAGGAACATAGCTCTGTTCTCTCTTACCTTTGTTGATTAGTGCTCAATCACAGATTAATCAAACTGCTTATATCCAACTTATACCGGTTTAAACTGTGTCAAAAACGGAATGTTGAAATGACTAAAATGATTAGATTATTTAGATATTAGAAAAACTGAAACTAAACAAAACCTAACTGATGTAACTATTTTTCCAAGACAACAACAATGAGTTTAATACATCTTTGTTTAGGATATAACCAAACCCTCCTCAGTCAGATTTAAACACATAATTCGTGAGTGGTACGACATCGTTCTGAATCCACTGAGCCTTGAAAGATTTTAGTGCCTTCACTGAATGCTAGAAAAAAGcatataaattaatcaaatttgataatttagatgatataagaatatatatacaaagaggAAAGGTTTAGTAGTAAGTTACAAGTTGCAATCGGTGTTAGGGTCGATGGTGAAACCCAAAACAACACCGCAGAAACCAGATAACGTAGAAATGGCGGTGGCGTTAGAGTTATAGACATTGATGAGTTCCATGAAGCAATTACAGAGCCACTTTCTCTTATCCGACGAATCAGAGTAGGTCCCGATCACCGTCATCGCATCGCAGCAGCTCGACCCTGGTATCGGATCCGGGTAACCGTAGTTTACAAACTTCGTGCACGACGAGACCAGCGTTCCCACCGCCGCACAATCCGCAGCGTTTTGCACCGTCGCTGAACATGTAGCCGACAATAGTAATAAGAAGAGAGACATCACCGGATAGAATGatttcatcatatatatctttataagAGAATGATGAATCTTTATTTGACCAaaactagctagctagctagaaCGTTTTTGCTTGTTATACAAGCTATGGTTTATAGACAAGACAGGAAAAAAATGAGCGtttctgtgtgtgtgtttggaGTTGGTTTCCAACAGAGGTTGTGTGATATTTCGGATTATATGTTCACATCTAAAAACAAGTCATTTCATGCGAATGATGATTCATGGTGCACAATAGTGTGGATTGATTGACGTGCACGTTAGCATTTCTTAACCAATGTTAGTAGTGAAGTCGTGCAAAGTAAAAGGTGAATAAGCTCATAGAGATAATTAAGAGAGTCACtctcaatgaaaaaaaaaaaaatatgttggaAAATTTAACACTATAATACAAACACATTGTATTCTCCACATGATATGGAATAccccatatataaataagttgATTGCGCTTTCTTTCCTCCGCACTAGTACCTTGGATAATGGATTCCAACGAGTCTCATACCATCTCGTCGATTAGGATCAAAATAGACAACTGATACCATGTCAGGAAAGATGACCATCTTATTGACGAAAACGATCTCACCAGTTCCAGTGGGGCTATTTACTATTGTAACCTTGGACCATTCTTGTTTCTTAACATCCTCCATAACCCAAATTTCCACGCCGGCCTCCCTGTTGTAAAGCGATCGGATTCGGTTCAAGgttaaaaaagtcaaaaagtcaaaagcgatcggattcggttcggtttttaaaccaaacacaaacacaaaccagTTCGGTTTAACTAAAATCCCTAATTTGCCGTACCAATCTGAATCTCGTACGTTCCATTAGTGAtgtcgtgaaaaaaaaaaaacttgggcCGTTCTAAAACCCCTTTATCATCGTCGTCAATTTTTCGCCGTAGCTGTCTCATCTCACCGCCACCGTATTCTTCTTCCATTTCCAGGTTTCACTATTTCTTCAGATTCTCTCTGTTCAAGATTGGTTTTGTTCCTCTGCTGCTATTGATCGTTACTCTGTTTGTGGTTTTTTAAATGCTTGATTCTACCATATGGTTAGCTTAGATTTGGATATTGTATGTTTAAGTCTCTGAT harbors:
- the LOC104762364 gene encoding putative non-specific lipid-transfer protein 14; the encoded protein is MMKSFYPVMSLFLLLLSATCSATVQNAADCAAVGTLVSSCTKFVNYGYPDPIPGSSCCDAMTVIGTYSDSSDKRKWLCNCFMELINVYNSNATAISTLSGFCGVVLGFTIDPNTDCNFIQ
- the LOC104762363 gene encoding protein IQ-DOMAIN 14-like, whose amino-acid sequence is MGFFGRLFGGSKKKSDKSDNKRRWSFTTTRSSNSSKKAPSKSSVVVEENGLDADKHAIAVAAATAAVAEAALTAAHAAAEVVRLTSGNGGGRNGGGGGNSSVFQIGRSNRRWAQENLAAMKIQSSFRGYLARRALRALKALVKLQALVRGHIVRKQTADMLRRMQTLVRLQSQARARASRSSHSSVSFHSSTALLFPSSSSSPRSLHTRCVSNAEVISMDHRGGSKRLDWQAEEVQDEDKILEVDTWKPQFHPKPLRSERNNESPRKRQQSLLGPRSTENSPQVGSSGSRRRTPFTPTSRSEYSWGCNNYYYSGYHPNYMANTESYKAKVRSQSAPKQRSEVSNDTSGYKRSVQGQYYYYTAVAEESTDVGSPGYYGGGLSDRLNRNQSAKSRMHSSFLV